Part of the Penicillium digitatum chromosome 4, complete sequence genome is shown below.
AATCGCTCAATGGCCAGCTGGGACGTAATTACGAGTACCGGGATGCACCATCCCGATAGTCGCCAATAGTGTCCGATCTCAGCCCATCGAATATCCCAGCTAGCCGCCCAAGGCCCTGGAAAATCCAGTCGGGTGATCTGAATCTCTTGAAGGGCCCCCACCCAGTGCGATcgatctctctctctctttttgggGGGAGAAAGAATCGATTTCGTTCCAAAGGTGTCAGCATGGAGCTTTGGTCTGATCTCGGTGTCCTTTTCCCCCTTTAAACCGGAAATGGCTTGGCTGATGGGCCATGTCGATCGTAATCACTCGTGGGGGATCTGAGAAGTGACAGCCATGTCCATCTGACACGAGTGGCAACCCTGCACGTCCTGCATCGAAATGAGGTATCGGGACTTGTCATGGTTCCTGCAGGGATACGACTAGTCTTCATGAACTACTTGGATGGGCGAAGACACATAGACTCGCTGCATACGCGTTAAGCCTAAATCAGTGATGAGATTTGGATCAGCAGGGGATTTGGAGGGGTGTTTCCAAGTCCAAGCATTTGAATTGTCTTCGGAGGCTCTGTGGTGATTCAGACGGACAGGGATGGTGTTGTTGGGAAGTTCAGCTCGTTCCAGAATGTGTGCCCGTgtgaccctttttttttacgtcCACCACACATACCAACAATGTTCCAGgtatatacggagtagagaaTGGCAATTTTGGAATCGAAAAAGGAGTTCACGTATACACTAAAGTGTACAGAGGGAAAAATAAATAGAAATTCAACATAAAGCCCATATACCAAAGCAAAAACATCACATTGCGCCCAAAGGATCAACCCTTTCATCGTCCAGTGTACGCCGAGTATCTAGAAAAGTCAGCTTAAGATCTGAAGCGCAGTCAGGAGAAACACTCACCTCCAGATTCGTGCACGCATGTCTCCACTGCCGGTCGCGAACAGGTTGCCAGTAGGACTGGGTGCAACCGAGATGACTATTCGAAATTAGACAGTTAGAGATGACAACGCAAAGATTGAATGAAACCCACCAGAGTTCTTGTGGCCTTGAAGCATCATCTGGGCATttccagtcactgggtcCCAGAACTGAACACCACGATCCTTGGAACCACTCATCACCCAGGCACCGTCGGGTGTTAGACACACACTGAGAACAAAGTCCTAGATTGGAGTCCAAAAGTTAGCTTCTGCCTGGCTCTCAAGTAATCTCAGATCTAACCTTGTGGCCCTCGAATGTGCGAATACACTTGCCGCCCTTAATGGCACTGTGAGGGTGCATGCCCCGGGGAACAGTAAGCTCCCAGAGTTTGATAGTCTTGTCCAGACTACCACTGACAAGGTCACGGCCATTGGGCGCGAATGCGACCGAGTAGACACTGTCCTTGTGACCATCTGGGTTTTCCAGACGCTCCACAAGGTATCCAGTTGTAGTATCCCAGACGCGCACGCTCTTGTCCAACGAACCTGCAGCCACGTAACGGCCATCTGGAGACATAGCCACAGTAGTGACACCATCTTCAATACTAAGGGTGTAGACAAGCTTGCCATCGAGAATATCCCAAAGGCGCACGGTCTTATCTCCACTGCCAGAGGCGATGAATCGACCATTGCCAGCAAAGTCCAAAGAGTAGATGTCCTGCTCGTGTCCACTAAAAATGTGCTTGATAGTGCGTTGGTTGATATCCCAAACCTAAAGCCAATCCAAAATCAGTCAGCGATCTTCCCACATCCTGCTGGTTCCATATAATCCGAAAACTTACGCGAATCTGCTTATCTTCAGCACCAGTCGCAAGATATTTGCCATCGGGGCTGAAGCAAACGCTGCGAATGTACAGGTCACCGTCCTTGTCGACATTCTCATCCTGAAGAGTGGCCACATTCTGACCAGTAGTCACGTCGAAGATTTGGGCTGAGCGGTTGCAGCCCGTAGCCAAGTACTTGCCATCACGGCTGAAGCGCACACAGCAGACAACGCTATCGTGGTTCAAATGATGCACCAGCTCCACATCGAGGACACGCTGGACCTCGGGGTTGAAGACGGCATACCAATCGGAACCCTCACGCTTCTGCGACGGAGGCAAATCATCGGGGTTCCAGTTTGCCAGCATGTTTCCCGGACGTTCGGCTGTGCGGCCGAGAGGGGGGTTCGGAGGAGTCGGGCGGGGAATCTGTGGGGATGCACGGGGATCCGAGTAGGCGATATGCGTTTGCTGAGGGGTACCAGGGCCTGGTGGAACACGGCCACGGCCCTTACCGGGGCCTGGGGATGCAGtgggaggtggaggtggtcCATAGCCTGGGAAATGAACAATCCAACGGGTCAGCGGACTGGGCAAAATTTTTCATAAACACAACGACATACCGTTCACAGCAGCGCCAGCCGGATATCCTCCAAAGGAGCTCTGCTGGGGTTGCGGTGCGCCAGGCTGAGCGACCGAAGCAGGCTGTTGAAGGGGATGCTGGGGAGGCTGCTGATCCTGGGGAAGGGAAGGTGCAAGACCGGGGCCACTACCTGGTGGGTTGGTCATGATGCCGCCAAACAGATTGCTGGGGCCGTGGCCCAAGGCAGGTGGGGGAGCCTGGGAAGGAGCTGTATGAGCTGCAGCGGGTCCGCCGATGTGGGAAGGAATCGTTTGCACGCCACGCGACTCAAGTTCGTGTCTCAGCATCCGGATCTCGGCTTCGTAGCTAGTTCAAAAGAGAAAATGCGATGTCAGAGAGAGTGTGATTCAAGATTTCAGGGAGGTAAAGGGAACAAACTCTTGCTTGATCTTGATTTGCGCCTGTTCCAGTTGATAGACCTTCTGACGgatcatctccatctcctggAGTTGACCGGTCACTGCATGATCTGTCAGTTAGATAACATTTCAGCGAATGTCGGAATCCATGGAGCTGTGATCATTGGGAAAGATGAGCTGGCAGCTGGTTGTATGAAAGGGTTGGACAGGGGAGGAGAGCTCAAGGCGCAAATGGCCTGAGCATAGGAGAGGGGCAAGAATGTGTTAGAAGAGACTGATAACATACACTGATGCTCAAATTCACCAGTGTTTCGCGACTGGCTCTCAAACTCCTGGCGCAGTTGATCCAGCAGCTCCGTCAGACGGGAGTTGGGAGCGGGAACCATCCCGCGATGAGCGTTGTACATGGTgggatttttttcttcgcGTTTTTCAAAAGTCGAAGAGGGACAAAAGCGATGTTCAGATGACAGCTCTAGGTCAGCGAATGGGATCGCAACCAAGGTTTCGACCTGGACTCAATGATCTTGATCACTGAGGCTTCAATGCTTGGTGGATAGCACCACGCAGCTAGCCACAGCGATAATGGGCGATACAATATAAAATGGGAGATGAGAATGGGGGTGCAGCGGTAAGAGGGGTGGAAGAGGCTGGCAGATGACACTTTAAAGCGGGAAGGTTTGAGTTTGGGGGGAAAGCGGCAGTGGTTAACGCGAGAAGCGAGGTCATAGGCGAGAAGCGCAGCGGGTCTTACCATAGAGTACTAGTACTTTTGAACTTTGTACATAATAATCTGCACAACACTTAAAAGTAAATTTGTTCACGCAGATGACAGTTAAATGAACACTACTTACACTATATGTAGAATTGAAACCCAAGAGCTCTATGTACTAGGCTTAAATATATACAAAGTACATTATGTGTACAGTATACATGGATGGGTCCAGATCGTGAGGTTCACATGAAACGGGTATTATTTGGCTGAAGATACCCGGAATACCAAGGAATACTTGGATCTACACCCGCAAGTGCGGGCAGTGGAGGTACCTCTGAGTACGGGAAGCTGAAGTGGAACTGGCCCGTGCAGTACTAGATTGGTACTGTAATTACTGCAGTGTACTTTTGTCATTGCCTGATTTATCGGGCCACAACTAGCCACAGTCATGGAATTTCAGGCATCAAGGCATCAACTGTGGCCAACCAggggttcttttttttaaaaaaaatgtTTTATATAGTACAACGTAAACACTACAACAAAAATGTACGGGGTATGTATGGAGTAAATGAAAGTGAATGGAAAAGTAAAGCATTTCCAAAACAATAAATTATAACACTTTTATATACTATAACAAATTCCACTCATAAGATAAATATATAATCCCGCATCAGACCATCCCTCCCTTCTTGAATCAATTGGCTTATTAAGAAAAGGTGGCATCGCAACGGCTGTGGCGGTTCCGCGCTGGTGTGACTACTCTGTTTTTCGCCGCAGATCTCCTTTTTTGTTCCTTCAAGTACTCACTCaattcttccctttcttctttccccaACTCTATCTGTGTCCTCAATCATGGATATCATTCTGGAATTATGGGACACCTTCATTGGTGATCGTCTCTATTCGACACTCCTCCCCGCCTCACTCTCTTCGTCCGTCTCCCTACCGGCCTTCGTCAATGCGGCCGCGAACACCTCAATGGCCCTTTTTGGTCCGGAACCTTATGTTTATGAACAGGCTACACAGATGATCTACCTTGAACCCTCAAAATATGCATACCTGAGTGCTTGGCCCAGGAACAACGTCTACCGTCAATTTACAAGCTTTTTCCTGATTACTTGGTAATGCGCCATTCCCTTGGATATTTCCATGTCGTCGCTTTTTTATTCCGCGTCAGCACAAGAACTAACACACTTAGGCTGTTTGGTCTGTTTGTCTACTTCGTGGTCGCAACGCTTTCATACATCTTTATCTGGGACAAGACAACCTACAACCACCCCAAATTCCTCAAGAACCAGATTAGTCTGGAAATTAGACAGGCCATGGCCGCAATGCCCCCAATGTCACTATTGAcggctcctttcttcgttcTTGAGGTCCGCGGATACGCCAAACTCTACGACACCGCCGCCGAAGAGCCCTTTCCGTACTACAGCCTCATCCAAATCCCCTTCTTCATCTGCTTTACCGATTTCTTCATCTACTGGATCCACCGTGGCCTGCACCACCCCCGCGTCTACAAGACCCTACACAAGCCTCACCACAAATGGATCATGCCGAGCCCTTATGCCTCGCACGCCTTCCACCCGCTCGATGGCTGGTCCCAGAGTGTTCCGTACCATGTCTTCCCCTTCATCTTCCCCCTGCAAAAGGTTGCCTACGTCTTCCTGTTCGGTTTCATCAACCTCTGGACCGTCTTCATTCATGATGGCGAGTACGTTGCCAACAGTCCTATCGTGAACGGTGCTGCCTGCCACACGATGCACCACTTGTACTTCAATTACAACTACGGACAGTTTACCACTCTGTGGGACCGTCTGGGTGGCAGCTACCGCAAGCCCAACGAGGAGCTCTTCCGCAGAGAAACGAAGATGGGCGATGAGGAGTGGAAGCGCCAGGCCAAGGAGATGGAGTCGATTCTCAAAGATGTCGAGGGTGAAGACGATCGCAGCTACTCCTCCGACACGAAGAAAAATATTTGAGACTACGACTGCATCACAATCTTCATGACTTTATAATTATTGGTTCTAGACTACAGTGACCAATCGAGGCCCATCGCAAACTCCCCGATAGACGGGGCTGTCTGTCTCAGCTTTCTTAGCCTGGGTTTTGGGGTTGGATTTTTGCAATTCCCTGTCGTTTTTGGTGCCATTTTTAGACGCCAATTCAAGTACATTAATTCGCTTTGCGCATTTGTTATCTGTTTTAATACTCCCAAAACTGACCGCCAGCACTTTGGCCTGCTGGTGGTCTACCTATATTGTACATAGtgctcttttcttcttcgtgcTTCTGTGGACAGTCCAAATGCACTTGGTTAGGTCTTTCTGTACATTTTTCTTCGATGTGTTGCAAGTTCATATGGTCATCTTAAAGCCGAAAATGGATGCATGTGTATGATAGCTTCGAATCTATAAAGCACGATGCCAATAGGGTTCAAAGTTACTCATAAGATTGTAACGAGTATTATGAATCATACTAACATCCATAGTGTGTTTCCATCAAGTACTCTAAACCCGACCAACCAGCCCTACCATAGAGAGAATGACCAGCTGAAACCTAACGGATCAAACCACCTGGTGTTCGCGAGGTAAAAATTATGATGGCTGCCACTAGTGAAAGGAGAACGATGGGCACCCTTGCGCTCGCTACCCGAGAGTCTGTATAATGACACCTCGCGATCCGTCAGTCGCATGAAACCCATTCTCAGCCAAATCCTGCTCCCGACTCGGCCAGACCTCCGCACTGAACTGCCCGGATTCAAAAGGAGCAAGTCGCCTGTGAAGAGCAACCACTCGATTGGCCTGATGAGAGTCCCCACACTCCAGCACCGTGAGCTTGGCCTTCAACTTGTATGCCAGAGTGAGAATGCGGCAGTAGAAGATATCCTCAGGCAAGCAGTCTTCCATCCCGGGGCCCAAGTGTGGAGGCACAAGTGCCAACTTGGGCTCAAAGCGCCGTACACTGCGCGCAGTAGTGCCGTTGCGGAACTCCGTTTGGGATATGTAGGGTGGATTGGAGATTAATAGATCACATCTACTCtctttgtcagatgatgaGATGTCAAGTGCCCCAAGATCGGGGAAATGGGTTTGGAGTATTGATTCAATGGGCGGCACTGAATCGTCACTGCCATGTCCGAGAACATCGGCGCAATAGAAGCGGATGTCTGTGCCTGCGCTGGGTGCCAACTGGCCCAGTTGCATATTGTGCTCAAGGTTCTCCTGGGCCAGGCCTAAGGCTGTAGAACTGATGTCCACCCCTGTTATCTTCAACTCCTGGAAATGAGGAGCAAGTAGTGCGTGCAAAAGAAGTGGTATGCAGCCTGTGCCCGTGCAAAGGTCAATGACGCGCAAGGGTCTCGCCTGGTTGGAAGACTGGAACTTGTCATTACGGCCCAGGGCCATTTGACGGACTAAATTGGCCGCTTGGTACGTATATGACTCGGTTTCTGGCCTATGAAAGGTTGTCAGCAAGAAATCGCTCTTTCGGAAATTTGATAGGCCGACCTTGGGATCAAAACGCCTCTTCGGCAGAGAATTTCCAAGTCGCCGAATGGTTGATCTCCAAGGATATATTGGAGAGGATATCCTCTAGATCGCATCTGACACATATATCTCAATCGACTTCTCCATGCCTTTGATCGTGAAGAGGACTGGCCATCGCGAATTACCCGCTCGCGTAGCCAGCGAAGTTCATTGCGAGCAGAATCGATTGTGCGACACTCTTTGAGGAGTATAGGCAGAAGGTAGTTTTCTCTTTGGGCTTTGAAGATGACAGAAAAGGGGATTCGGGGCATTATGGGAAATTCGAAGGATGATCAGTCAAGGAGCGTTGGTGCCAAGAGATTCCACCCGATGATGCCAAGATCGATGTGCACGTTTGTAGATACACATTTCAAAATTGCTAGAAGGAATATCAAGATTAACGACCGTCCAAGAAAACAGCAATGGGTACCGAGTTAAAGATATCATCCAATTCAAAGTGTAGAAGTACCCAGACCATTTGCTTCACTCAAAAGGTAACGACAGAATAACTCCATCGGTACAGTCTTCTCTCGCTCGAAGCTCCACAGCTGTGAGAATGGTAATGTGAGTTACTCATTATAAAAGGCTTCAATGATTCGGCCGTACTTAACCCCAGCGTATCAAATGAGCAAAAGCTAATCATATCCAAGCATATCCTGAAATTTCTAAACCCCGGAGAAAGACTTGTGGGATGGATCTCGGCTTTGCACAATCGGCCAAGAAACACTCGAGGAAGCATTAAGTGCACAATAGCCCTCAGCTTACATATAGTCGGACTCTGATCTTCGGCACTTGCATACGTCTCCGAGATGACTGTGATTTTGCAATGTGGCTTCGTGCAGTTGCCATTTTCCCAAGGCCGGTAAGCGCGATGCATTTGCCAATGAGCATTCAGTGTGAGCACCTGTTATGGGAGGGGTTCACCTCTTTTCCACCCTTTCTCCCAGCTAGGAAAAGAGCAAGTTATGAGTCAAGATTTCCATATAATTCTAGCGCATTGTCATAATACCTGCAACGAGTGGACACCGCATAGTATGCTCTACCTAGACTTTGCGCTGACAAGTCGCTCTTTTTCACTCCTTCTAAAAGGTCGTCCAATGTGGGTGAATCATGATGCCGAGctaggttttttttggtttttttggtgtttttggtttTAGATTTCCGATTAAATATTTGTGAAACCCCTTCTGTAGGCGTGGCTGGAAGAAGCAAGGGTTGAATTGCAGTTTttctcaaagatatccaccTAGGATGCTTTGACGCTGAGAAGTTTGAAGTCCTCGATAGTGAACAATATCAACCAACAGTGTATGAGCTTCAGGTAGAGAGAGTTGAGGACACGGCATTTATTCTGGGATTCGGCCATGGTAGGGATCAACCTAGAAAGAGGTTAATGATAGGATGAAAGGCTGATGAGAAGGGATGAGAGGACACAGTCAAACGTCAAGTGACCCATATAGGACTGAATTCGGTTTGATTAGATAATGATTTGAGGTGTTGAAGATCTACACTACGACGTCTTCggttcttcttttcctcaatcaaaaagaaagatgaaaaaggtGGCACGAAGAAAAGGAGGGGAATAAACCCTGACAGTATAATCGCCAAGGATATTGAGATAGATCGTCCTTCACATGTACACTGCTATGTAGGAATTAAGTGTTGAATATTTCGGTGCTGTCCATTTCATAACACATAACTccaagaaaaaagaggatGACGAAAAAGAGTTCTAGATACAGCTTTCCCAGACTCCAAATCCACCATAGTATGCAAGACATAtacaaaagaagaaaaaggatgTGATCACGGGACTTAAAGAGCCAGAAGAGCTCCTACACCGGCAAGGCCAACAGCCAGGTGTTTCGGCATAGCCGTCGCCCTAGGAATGGCTATATTTCCAGTGACAGAGGCCGAGCCATGGAGGCCGGATCCTCCAGTCGGACCTCCGATGCGAGCCGCGGCGCCACCAACTGGCGCCGTAGTCACTGGGTTCGAGACTGCAGTCGCACCGGGGACGGAATCGGGACCAGTCCCGATCTCCAAGATATCATTCTCGGTGGTGTTGAAGTTGGTGCTGGCAAGAGATATCTCATTATTGGCGAGATCGTATACCACGTACGCACTGCGAAGGAACGTATCTCCCAGGACGGCCGTGCTGCTTCCCGCGGGAACAATGCCAAAAATGCAGGCCCGCTTGCCGTTTCGGAAAAAGAGATCACCAGCGTCGATGATCAACTCTTTGATGCTCACGTTAATCGTCGGGGATGAGAATGTGTAGCTGAGGGCGATGTCCTCGTCTGCCATGCTGCAATCAATATAGCCAATACCACTGTCCGGCTCGTAGGAGACCCCGAGATCATCGTAGATTTCTTGGACAAGGGCGTCCGGAAGGTATGTAAGAGAGCTCCCCGAGTCCAGCAGCACGCCCACGGGTATCAAGCTCGAAGAATAGGTATTTTCACTGGATGAATTGGTAAGGGACACTTGAGTGAGCGCAATGATAAACTCCGAATACTGTCCATCGACCTTCTGGATGGGGACTGTTTGCAGGGTGCCGTGGTATTTCTTGGTATTGACTCCACCGAACAAAATCGAGCCGGTGTTCGCATCCAGGTCATTCAGCCAGAGACTATAGGCATTTGATTGGATTATTCCTTTGTTGACCATCGCCTTGGGCAGGTTGGCATAAGCTGAGTCTCCATTTCTGCCAACCTGAACTTCATTCGCAGGATATCCTATACCCAGCACACCCTCTGCATACAACCATCCCATGTCAGCTCCGTAATAATTGGCATTGCATCAGACAGAAACCACTCACCTGAAGAGCCGGACGAAAACCCAAGGCCAAATTGGAAGTCTTTAATAGTCGTACCTCCGATCGTAAGGGTGTCGGCGACATAGTTTCCGGCGGCGCCGGACCCATCGGCATAGGTGATATTGAAGTCTGAGTTCACAAATGACcatgaagaggaagagctCGGGTCGTAGGTACCGGAGTCGGCGCAGACGTTTTTGGGGGATGCACAGAGAGTAGAATTTGGCGTATTGGTCCACAAATCACTACTTCCAGTGTCGAGAACCAGACGCACGCTCTGCTCCGGGGTACCCAGAGTGACCTCACAGAAGTACAAAGTTTCCTAGGCAGAACCATTAGCATTCCGTAAGATTGCGTACCTAAATATAGATGTGTGTACCTCATTAACCAATGCCTGACTGACGGTCGAACGTTTCCTCGCTCGATCTCTAGCAACAGGATCGAGAACATCCTTTCGTTGAATATCCATTTGCACCACGGCGGGATTATCTCTTCGATGGAGGGTTATACCCCAGACTGGCATCACCAGACCGGTGACCAATAGGATCCATGTATTTTTCATAACGCCGATcgttcccccccccccgagtTCGGTCCGAAAGTGAGATGTCtagtgttgttgttgttgttgttttttttttgctgctTAAGAGCCGATTTCCTAAGTTGTGAATTTTGGATTGGAGGGTAAGCAGttagagaaagaagaagttgaagaaattgagagaaacaaaagcaggtaaagaaaaagaaatgggGTTGATGTCTTTCCAAATTTCCAGTCCCAGTTCCTCCGTACTCGGCTCCAACCGGATTTACCTAAACATGTAAGCCGACCAGTTGCTGAATACTATTACTAGTGTTACTAGTGTTACTAGTGTGAGGACGGAGTAGTGTTAGTCTAAATGTACTCTCCGTCTGTGTTGTAGGTATAATTCTAGCACTCTGTTGCCTGGTCGAAAGTCTCCGCTGTCGTCACTCTGTATGCCTTGTATCACACTAATCTATCTATGTTATATCTTAAAAATGGTTGAatcaaaattccaaaaatctttagaaaaaaaaaaaaaaaaaaccagaaTTATCAATGGGAAATCCTTGGGAAATCCTTAGCGTACGTACGCGACATACACAGTGGAGGTGATGACGCGGTTGACTCCACTTCAGCCCCCTTTGGACTTGAATTTACACACATCTGACTCTtacatactccgtagttcTTCCCTATACCATCATACATCATACTAATCACTCTAGTGAACAGCTCATATGAGCTCGCACTTGCCACTCACAGACCCATCGCATCCCGAATTTGCTGCATCGTCACCCGACTGTTGGCCCGCGCTGCTTCGGCACCCTCCTCAGCCACTGATTCCAGGTAACCAGTCTGATCCTCCATGATCGTATCATATCGATCCCGGATTTCTTGCAAATGATAAGCGATC
Proteins encoded:
- a CDS encoding putative aspartic-type endopeptidase opsB; protein product: MKNTWILLVTGLVMPVWGITLHRRDNPAVVQMDIQRKDVLDPVARDRARKRSTVSQALVNEETLYFCEVTLGTPEQSVRLVLDTGSSDLWTNTPNSTLCASPKNVCADSGTYDPSSSSSWSFVNSDFNITYADGSGAAGNYVADTLTIGGTTIKDFQFGLGFSSGSSEGVLGIGYPANEVQVGRNGDSAYANLPKAMVNKGIIQSNAYSLWLNDLDANTGSILFGGVNTKKYHGTLQTVPIQKVDGQYSEFIIALTQVSLTNSSSENTYSSSLIPVGVLLDSGSSLTYLPDALVQEIYDDLGVSYEPDSGIGYIDCSMADEDIALSYTFSSPTINVSIKELIIDAGDLFFRNGKRACIFGIVPAGSSTAVLGDTFLRSAYVVYDLANNEISLASTNFNTTENDILEIGTGPDSVPGATAVSNPVTTAPVGGAAARIGGPTGGSGLHGSASVTGNIAIPRATAMPKHLAVGLAGVGALLAL
- a CDS encoding Transcriptional repressor TupA/RocA, putative; its protein translation is MYNAHRGMVPAPNSRLTELLDQLRQEFESQSRNTGEFEHQLTGQLQEMEMIRQKVYQLEQAQIKIKQDYEAEIRMLRHELESRGVQTIPSHIGGPAAAHTAPSQAPPPALGHGPSNLFGGIMTNPPGSGPGLAPSLPQDQQPPQHPLQQPASVAQPGAPQPQQSSFGGYPAGAAVNGYGPPPPPTASPGPGKGRGRVPPGPGTPQQTHIAYSDPRASPQIPRPTPPNPPLGRTAERPGNMLANWNPDDLPPSQKREGSDWYAVFNPEVQRVLDVELVHHLNHDSVVCCVRFSRDGKYLATGCNRSAQIFDVTTGQNVATLQDENVDKDGDLYIRSVCFSPDGKYLATGAEDKQIRVWDINQRTIKHIFSGHEQDIYSLDFAGNGRFIASGSGDKTVRLWDILDGKLVYTLSIEDGVTTVAMSPDGRYVAAGSLDKSVRVWDTTTGYLVERLENPDGHKDSVYSVAFAPNGRDLVSGSLDKTIKLWELTVPRGMHPHSAIKGGKCIRTFEGHKDFVLSVCLTPDGAWVMSGSKDRGVQFWDPVTGNAQMMLQGHKNSVISVAPSPTGNLFATGSGDMRARIWRYSAYTGR
- a CDS encoding Sterol delta 5,6-desaturase ERG3; protein product: MDIILELWDTFIGDRLYSTLLPASLSSSVSLPAFVNAAANTSMALFGPEPYVYEQATQMIYLEPSKYAYLSAWPRNNVYRQFTSFFLITWLFGLFVYFVVATLSYIFIWDKTTYNHPKFLKNQISLEIRQAMAAMPPMSLLTAPFFVLEVRGYAKLYDTAAEEPFPYYSLIQIPFFICFTDFFIYWIHRGLHHPRVYKTLHKPHHKWIMPSPYASHAFHPLDGWSQSVPYHVFPFIFPLQKVAYVFLFGFINLWTVFIHDGEYVANSPIVNGAACHTMHHLYFNYNYGQFTTLWDRLGGSYRKPNEELFRRETKMGDEEWKRQAKEMESILKDVEGEDDRSYSSDTKKNI
- a CDS encoding DNA methylase, N-6 adenine-specific, conserved site; the protein is MPRIPFSVIFKAQRENYLLPILLKECRTIDSARNELRWLRERVIRDGQSSSRSKAWRSRLRYMCQMRSRGYPLQYILGDQPFGDLEILCRRGVLIPRPETESYTYQAANLVRQMALGRNDKFQSSNQARPLRVIDLCTGTGCIPLLLHALLAPHFQELKITGVDISSTALGLAQENLEHNMQLGQLAPSAGTDIRFYCADVLGHGSDDSVPPIESILQTHFPDLGALDISSSDKESRCDLLISNPPYISQTEFRNGTTARSVRRFEPKLALVPPHLGPGMEDCLPEDIFYCRILTLAYKLKAKLTVLECGDSHQANRVVALHRRLAPFESGQFSAEVWPSREQDLAENGFHATDGSRGVIIQTLG